Proteins encoded by one window of Candidatus Nezhaarchaeota archaeon:
- the sucC gene encoding ADP-forming succinate--CoA ligase subunit beta: MRILEYEAKSILTKYGVPIPRGGLAKSAREAREIAQKLNAPYVVKAQVPVVGRGRLSGVLFAESVEDVERISNELFKMTIGGFPVTKVLVEEKVNVLREIYFGMTIDRIKRTYIIVASTRGGADVEEVIREYPHETIKFWIDPLHGFQFYQAKNIIRRMGYRGDSLISLANILHSLYRAGMDLDAELIEINPLAETQDGKFLALDARIVIDDNALFRHPEYRDRSLEDKQSLLEIEATKYGLAYVKLDGDIGIIGNGAGLTMATIDLVKLYGGRPANFLDVGGGASAERMAIATRMVLSDPRVKALFINILGGITQCDEIARGIVKALKDLNIEKPIVVRLLGTNEEEGKRILMEMGIHVFDSMEEAAKHIVKLVEGGNGDNS, encoded by the coding sequence ATGAGGATTTTAGAATATGAAGCCAAGAGCATCCTAACAAAGTATGGAGTCCCCATACCTAGAGGTGGGTTAGCCAAGAGCGCTCGAGAAGCTCGTGAAATAGCTCAGAAGTTAAATGCTCCATACGTTGTCAAGGCGCAGGTTCCAGTTGTAGGAAGAGGGAGGCTAAGTGGAGTCCTCTTCGCAGAATCAGTTGAGGACGTAGAGAGGATCTCTAATGAATTGTTTAAGATGACAATAGGGGGTTTCCCAGTTACCAAGGTTCTCGTTGAGGAGAAGGTAAACGTCCTCAGAGAGATATACTTTGGAATGACGATTGATAGGATCAAAAGGACCTACATAATAGTAGCTTCAACTAGAGGTGGAGCGGATGTAGAGGAGGTGATTAGGGAGTATCCTCACGAGACTATTAAGTTCTGGATAGATCCACTACATGGTTTTCAATTTTACCAGGCTAAGAACATCATCAGGAGGATGGGGTACCGTGGTGATAGTCTCATATCGCTCGCGAACATTCTCCATAGCCTATATAGAGCTGGAATGGACTTGGACGCTGAGCTCATAGAAATAAATCCATTAGCAGAAACGCAGGATGGAAAGTTCTTAGCCCTTGATGCGAGGATAGTAATTGATGATAATGCTTTATTTCGACATCCAGAGTACAGGGATAGATCGCTTGAAGACAAGCAATCACTTCTAGAGATAGAGGCTACTAAGTATGGCTTGGCTTACGTTAAACTGGATGGAGACATAGGCATAATAGGTAATGGTGCTGGCCTGACCATGGCGACCATAGATCTTGTGAAGCTTTATGGTGGGAGGCCAGCAAACTTTCTCGATGTTGGTGGTGGTGCTTCTGCTGAGAGAATGGCTATAGCTACACGGATGGTGCTCTCTGACCCACGCGTGAAAGCACTGTTCATAAACATCCTCGGTGGGATAACCCAGTGTGATGAAATTGCGAGGGGGATTGTTAAGGCTTTAAAGGATCTCAACATTGAGAAGCCCATAGTAGTTCGACTATTAGGGACTAATGAAGAAGAAGGAAAACGGATACTGATGGAGATGGGCATACATGTGTTTGATAGTATGGAGGAGGCAGCAAAACACATTGTGAAATTGGTGGAGGGAGGCAATGGGGATAATAGTTGA
- the sucD gene encoding succinate--CoA ligase subunit alpha encodes MGIIVDRNTRAIVQGITGRQGSFHTKLMLEYGTQIVAGVTPGRGGAVIYGVPVYDTVEEAVRERPANASIVFVPAPFAADAVLESLDAGIRTIVIITEHIPIKDTITIIAHARRMGATIIGPNTPGVITPGECKLGIMPAHVFKPGRVGIVSRSGTLTYEIAMEVTKRGLGESTCIGIGGDPITGLSFVDALKLFENDPQTDAVVLIGEIGGNLEEHAAKYIEEKLSKPVVAFIAGLSAPPERRMGHAGAIVMGRAGTADSKIEALTKAGVKVAKKPGEVATLLERLLKS; translated from the coding sequence ATGGGGATAATAGTTGATAGGAACACGAGGGCAATAGTTCAAGGTATAACTGGGAGGCAAGGAAGCTTTCACACAAAGCTTATGCTAGAATATGGAACGCAGATAGTTGCTGGTGTTACCCCCGGAAGAGGAGGAGCTGTGATCTATGGCGTTCCAGTGTACGATACCGTAGAGGAGGCTGTTAGGGAGCGCCCAGCGAACGCCTCAATAGTTTTTGTGCCAGCACCCTTCGCAGCGGATGCAGTGCTGGAGTCCTTAGATGCTGGTATAAGAACCATCGTCATAATAACAGAGCACATACCGATTAAGGACACCATCACCATCATAGCTCATGCTCGTCGAATGGGTGCTACCATAATAGGTCCCAATACCCCTGGAGTAATAACTCCTGGTGAGTGTAAGCTTGGAATAATGCCAGCTCATGTGTTTAAGCCTGGAAGAGTAGGCATAGTCTCCAGAAGTGGAACACTTACATACGAAATAGCCATGGAGGTCACTAAGAGGGGTCTAGGAGAGTCCACATGTATCGGCATAGGTGGGGACCCAATAACCGGCTTAAGCTTCGTTGATGCACTAAAGCTCTTCGAGAACGATCCACAGACCGACGCTGTCGTACTCATAGGTGAGATAGGTGGAAACCTTGAGGAGCATGCAGCCAAGTACATAGAGGAGAAGCTCTCAAAGCCAGTTGTAGCCTTCATAGCTGGACTAAGTGCGCCGCCTGAGAGGCGCATGGGCCATGCAGGGGCAATAGTGATGGGGCGAGCTGGAACTGCAGATAGTAAGATAGAGGCGTTAACTAAGGCTGGCGTTAAGGTTGCTAAAAAACCGGGTGAAGTAGCCACGCTATTAGAGAGGCTGCTTAAGTCTTAG